The Amycolatopsis coloradensis sequence TCACGGGTGGCGCGGTTGTTCGACGAGGGCATCGGCGCGGCCGTGGTCCAGCGGTCCGGCCCGATCGACGTCCACATGGTCACGCACGCCGAAGCGGGCGGACGGCTGCGCGCCCGCTTCAACCGGAGTCCGCTTCCTTCCTCGCGGCGGCTGGCCGGCTGGGCACTCGCCGCCGTCCTGCCCGTCCTGGCGACGTTGCTCGGCGTCATGTTGGAGGAGCAACTCGACTTTTCGACCGACGTGGTCGTCTACATGCTGGGGACGGTGCTGGTCGCGCTCGCGGGCGGGCTCGGGCCCGCGCTGCTCGCGGCGGTGTTCTCGGCCGGACTGCTGAACTTCTTCTTCACCCCGCCGCTGCACACCCTGACCGTCCACGAACCGCGGAACGTGATCACGCTGGTCGCGATGGTGCTGGTCGCGGTCCTCGTCGCGGCGGTCGTCGACACGGCGGCCCGGCGCGCGACGCAGGCCGCGCGAGCGCGGACCGAGGCGGCGTTGCTCGCCTCCTACGCGCGGACGGTGCTCACGCACACCAACCCGATCGAGCGGCTGCTGGAGAAGGTCCGGGAGAACTTCGGCCTGACTTCGGTGACCCTGCTGGAAAAGCGGGACGGGAAGTGGAAGCGGGTGGCGAACGCCGGCACGGATCCGTGCGCCGACCCGGATCAGGCCGACGTCGACATCGCGGTCACCGCCGACGTCCACCTGACGCTGCGGGGCCGCGCGCTGCCCGCGTCGGACCGGGGAGTGCTGGAAGCCGTCGCCGGCCAGGCACTGCTCGCCCTGCGGCAGCAGCGGACGGCCAAGGCGGCCGTCCGGGCCGAACGCAAGGCCGAGGCGACCGAACTGCGCACGGCACTGCTTTCCGCCGTGGGACACGACCTCCGGACCCCGTTGACGTCCATCAAGGCGGCCATCGGAAGCCTGCGCGCGACCGACATCTCGCTGTCCGAAGAGGACACCGACGAGCTGCTCGAAGCGATCGAGGAATCGGCGGACCGGCTCGCCGGGCTGATCGACAACCTGCTCGACTCATCCCGGCTGGCGACCGGCGCGGTGCGCCCGCACCTGCGCCCGGTCGGTTACGACGAGGTCGTCTCGCACGCCCTGTCCAATGTGGACAACTCGGCGTCGGTCGTCGTCGCGATCGACTCGCGGCTGCCGTCGGTCTGCGCCGATCCAGGCCTGCTGGAACGCGTGGTGGCGAACGTGATCGACAACGCGCTGCGGCACGGTGCTTCGGGCGAGCCGGTGTCGGCCCGCGCCAGCACGCATTCGGAGCACGTCGAACTGCGCATCATCGACCACGGGCGCGGGCTCAAGAAGGGCACCGCGGACTCGGCGTTCGCGCCGTTCCAGCGGCTCGGGGGAGACCGGGAC is a genomic window containing:
- a CDS encoding sensor histidine kinase KdpD — translated: MDENTTKPRRGELRIYLGAAPGVGKTYAMLGEARRRLDRGTDVVIGLVETHGRKKTAELVEGLETVPRRRSAHREHEFEEMDLDALLARAPEVAVVDELAHTNVPGSRNEKRWQDVDELLAAGIDVLSTVNVQHLQSLNDVVERITGVTQQETVPDEVVRRAEQLELVDITPEALRRRLAHGNVYPAERIDAALGNYFRPGNLTALRELALLWVADQVDVALQRYRAEQKITDTWEARERVVVSITGGPESETLIRRASRIANRAGAELQVLHILRGDGLAGMGPTAVGKYRKLAEEVGATFHTVVGDDVPTALLDFARGVNATQLVVGTSRRSRVARLFDEGIGAAVVQRSGPIDVHMVTHAEAGGRLRARFNRSPLPSSRRLAGWALAAVLPVLATLLGVMLEEQLDFSTDVVVYMLGTVLVALAGGLGPALLAAVFSAGLLNFFFTPPLHTLTVHEPRNVITLVAMVLVAVLVAAVVDTAARRATQAARARTEAALLASYARTVLTHTNPIERLLEKVRENFGLTSVTLLEKRDGKWKRVANAGTDPCADPDQADVDIAVTADVHLTLRGRALPASDRGVLEAVAGQALLALRQQRTAKAAVRAERKAEATELRTALLSAVGHDLRTPLTSIKAAIGSLRATDISLSEEDTDELLEAIEESADRLAGLIDNLLDSSRLATGAVRPHLRPVGYDEVVSHALSNVDNSASVVVAIDSRLPSVCADPGLLERVVANVIDNALRHGASGEPVSARASTHSEHVELRIIDHGRGLKKGTADSAFAPFQRLGGDRDSVPGVGLGLSVAKGFTEAMGGRIRAEDTPGGGLTVVISLPAYVGQDPEKSLLAFDEEGLENEEEERVR